GAGTTGGGTTGCGTGATGATGCGCTTGGCGACGTCGTCGGTGGTCACTGGCACGTATTGAATCTCGATGCCGGTGTCTTCCTTGAATTTCTTCGCGATGTCGGCACTCTGATTGACCGCGGTGCCGAGGTAGCGCAACGTGATCTTTTCCTGCGCATGCACGTACGGAAAGCCGGCAATGCCGGCCGCCGCCACCGCGCCCTTGATGAACGTGCGGCGCGACAGCCCTTTTTCCTTCACATCGGTTGCGGCCACTGCCGGGCTCTCGTTCGTTTCACTCATTGCTTTCTCCTCAGTTGACGTTCAATTCGCGCTTATTCGGCGTTCGGTTCACTGCAATGCGATCCGCTGCGATGCAAGCACTCAGGCTGCCAGCGGATGCGCGTCCCGCTCGTTCCACCAGATCACCACGCGCGCGTCGGGACCGAGCCGTGTCGCGTCGTAGTCGCCGTCGCTCACGAGCGAGATCAATTCGGGCGAGCCGTCGAGCGGGTCGAGCGTCATGCGCAGATGCGTGCCCTGGTATTCGGCTTCACGGACCCTGCAGGGCACGCCGCCAATGCGTGTCAGGCCGCTCTCGCCGCCGGCGTTCTGCACCGGCGTGACGCCGTGCGGCACCACGCGCAGATGGTCGGCGCGCACGGTAAACAGGTGGCCATTCGTATTGAAGACGTTATGGCCGCCGAGGAAGCGGGCCACGAATTCGGTACGCGGACGGTTGAATACTTCGTGCGGTGTGCCGCTCTGCTCGATACGGCCATGGCTCATCACCACGACGAGATCGGCCAGCGCCATCGCTTCTTCCTGCGAGTGCGTGACATGCACGAAGGTAATGTCGAGATCCTTCTGCCAACGCTTGAGTTCGGCGCGCATCTGCACACGCAGAAACGGGTCGAGCGCGGAGAGCGGTTCGTCGAGTAGCAGGCAGCCCGGTTGATTCAGTAACGCGCGCGCGAGTGCCACGCGTTGCTGCTGGCCGCCGGATAACTGGGCTGGTTTGCGATCGGCATACGCGGACATCGCGACCAGTTCGAGCAGTTCGGCGGCGCGCTTGCGCCGCACGTCCTTCGCGACGCCGCGCACCTTCAGGCTGAACGCGACGTTGTCGAGCGCGCTCAGATGCGGGAACAGCGCGTAGTTCTGAAACACCATTGCGGTGCCGCGCGCGGCGGGTTCGGCGCGCGTGACGTTGCGGCCCGCGATCAGAATGTCACCTTCAGTGACGGATTCATGCCCGGCGATCATGCGCAAGGTCGAGGTCTTGCCGCACCCGGATGGGCCGAGCAGGCAACAGTACTGGCCGCCGGCGATGCGCAGGTCGATCGCGTCGACGGCTAGCGAATCGCCATATTGCTTTGACACGTGGACCAGTTCGATATCGGCGGCTTTGGTTTCGAGCACCGTTGAAGCAGGCTGAATCATGAAGGATGTGTCCTCGTGAACGGCGAACAGTGGGGCACGCGTCAAAACCAATGCGCCGCCCATGCGAAGCCATGCAAACGCAAGACGTGTGCCATCCATCGAATTGTGACGCTCGCGATTGCCGACGTACCGTTGTGCTTAACGTCTACGAGTTGGCTCACATATTGCAAACGATCCGCAGCGTCGATCGTTCGCGATCAGAAGGATGGGATTGCGCGATCACGGTGCGTCTTCGATCCGTCTCGGGGCATGAACCGACCAATCCGGTTCATCCATTACGTGTCGTGGCGCTTTTCGACATCCACGATTTCCTGCTCATGAACGACACACGGAACATGCCCGTAGCAGTGAACCGCGCGCGTCAATCGCTTGCCACGCATGGCCGCTTTGCCTACCGCCCGATCACCGATAGTGACGCGTTCCGCTGGCCTGGCGACACCGGACTCGCGGTCTATCTTGGCTTTAACATCGAGCACTTTGCGTTCGGCGAAGGCCTCGGTGCGGCACTCGGTCCGCTCTCGCCGCAACCGGATGTGCTGAACCATAGCTGGCGCGAGTACGGCAATCGCGTCGGCGCGTGGCGCTGCATTGAACTGTTCGATCAGCTCGCGCTGCCCGCGGGCACGCTGATCAATACCGCGCTCTACGATCACTGTCCTGAGCTGATCGAGGCTTGCGTCGCGCGTGGCGATGAACTGATCGGCCACGGCCACACGAACGCGCACCGGCAGAGCGACCTCGACGAAAGCGGTGAACGCGAGCTCCTTTTGCATTGCTGCGAACGGATCGCGGAAGAATCCGGTACGCCGCCGCACGGCTGGCTGTCGCCGTGGATTTCGGAGTCGCATCTGACGCCCGATCTGCTGGCCGAGACCGGCTATCGCTACACGTTGAACTGGTGTCACGACGACCGCCCCGTACGAATGGCCACGCGTGGCGCGCCGCTGTGGTCGATCCCGTATCCGCAGGAACTCAACGATCTGCCGATGATGGTGGGCCGTCACATGGACGGCCGCGCGTTCGCCGACATGATCGTCGATCAGTTCGACGAGATGCTCGAACAGGCCAATCGCGGCGCGCAAGCGCAGGCGCTGGTGATGGGCATCGCGCTGCATCCGTATCTGGTCGGACAGCCGTACCGGTTGCGGCATCTGCGCCGCGCGCTCGAACATATCGCCACGGCGCGCGCACGAGGCGATGTGTGGATCACCACTCCGGGCGAGATCGCGAGTCATATGGACGATCTGGAGCGGGCCGGCATCGTGCGCCCGGCCGTCGCATGAGCGCGAAAGCCGGCGCGGCCACCGCGAAGAAAAACACCGGTGACGACACGGATATCAATGCACGCATCTATCAGTCGATCTTCGACGGCGTGATGAATCATCGTTTGATTCCCGGCACGAAGTTACCGGAGCCTGAACTGTGCCAACTGTTCGGCGTGGGCCGCGCGGTCGTACGTCGTGTGCTGGAAAAGCTCGCCTATGACGGCATCGTCGTATTGCGGCCGAACAAGGGCGCGGTGATCGCCGAGCCCTCGCCCGAGGAAACGCGCGAGATATTCGAGGCGCGGCGCTCAGTCGAACGGATGCTGGTCGAGCTTGCCGTGCGGCGCGCGAGTGCGACGGACATCAAGGCGCTGCGGCAACAACTCGCGAGCGAGCATGACGCCATGCACCGCTACGACCAGCCTTCGTGGGCGACGCTCGCCAGCGGCTTTCATATGCGCATCGCCGCGCTGGCCGGCAATTCGATCCTGCACAATTATCTGAAGGAACTGGTATCGCGCTGTTCGCTGATCGTCGGGGTGTATGAGCCGCCGGGGCATGCGCCGTGCGAGCACGCCGAGCATGCTGCGATCGTCGACTGCATCGAGGCGCGCGACTCGGCGGGCGCAATGGGGCATATGGAAGCGCATCTGCGCGATCTCGAAGAACGCATTGAAACCTCGCGAATGCGCGGCGAAAAAAGCCTCGGCCAATTGCTCGGCATCATTGAACACACGACTACGAACCAGGCGGCCCGACATGGAAATTGATTTCGAAGCGATCACCGAATACCAGCGCTACAAGCTGATGGCGAGCCTGATCGTGCCGCGTCCGATCGCGCTCGTCACCACGCTCGGCGCCGACGGTACGATCAACGCCGCGCCGTTTTCGATGTTCAATATGCTCGGCGAAGAACCGCCGATCGTGATGATCAGCATTAACCGCGTGGCGGACGGCACGCTGAAGGACACGGCGGTCAACATCTTGCGGACCGGCGAGTTCGTCGTGCATCTCGCCGACGAGACGATCGCCGAAGAAATGCATCGCTGCGGGGAAAGGCTGCCGCCCAGCGTTAGCGAACTTGTCGAGGTCGGCTTGACGCCGGTGCCGAGCTCGTGCGTTGCGCCGCCGCGCATTGCCGAAGCGCCGGTTGCTTTCGAGTGCACGATATGGGAGACGCTGGAGACCACCACCCGGCAGATCTTTATTGGCCGCGTACATCGGCTGCATGCGCGCGACGAATTGATCGACACCGAAACGTGGCGCGTGCGTTTGCAGCACTACTTTCCGGTGGGCCGTTTCGGCGCGAGTGACTATGTGACGACGCGTGACCGCTTTACGTTGGGTTGACGTTGACGTTGACGCGTATGGAGCACAAGCGTTAGCCCGTTCAGCGATCAACGCGCGTATAGACGCGCTTGCGTTAGCTGGTGAATCACCGCGTCTGGACCGTCTGCATAGGCCGCGACGTAGGCGAACCTGAACGGCCCGCGTGAACCAGCACGCGGGAAAGAACCCACGCGCCGATCCATCACACGGTGAGCGCGCAGCCATCGCTGCGCGGATCGTGCGCGCCTGACACCGCGCCGTCCGCATCGATGCGTATCACACCAGGGTGACCCGCCAGCGGACTCTGCGTCGGGATCGCGCTCACCTCGTGGCCGCGCGCGGCGAGCGCCGCGAACACGTCGGCGCCTGCGTCTTCTTCGAGCTTCAACGCATCGCGCGTGTCGGAGAACGTCTTGCCGAGCAGAAAACGCGGACGGGCGAGTGCGGTGAGCGGGTCCATCCCGTAGTCGATCAGCCGCGTGAGAATGGCGGCGAGCGTTTGCGGCTGACCGTCGGCGCCTTGTGTGCCGAACAGCAGGTACGGGCGGCCGTCTTTCAGGTACATGCCGGGGTTGAGCGTATGAAAAGGGCGCTTGCCCGGCTGCACCGCGTTGTGATGCGCGGGGTGCGTGCTGAACGACGCGCCGCGGTTGTGCCACAGAATGCCGGTATCGCCCGCGACTACGCCGCTGCCCCAGTCGAAGTAGACCGTTTGCAGCACGCTGACGCTGCGGCCCTGACTATCCGTCGCGCCGATGAACACCGTGTCGCCCGGATGGAACACGTGTGGCCACTCGCGCGCTCGATGTGGGTCGATCGAACGAGCATGGGCGTCGAGCGTCGCGGGCGACAGCATCTGCTCGACGGGCACGGTGTTGAACTCGGGATCCGATACAAAGCGGTCACGGTCGACGAACGCGCACTTCACCGCTTCCACCAGCAGGTGATAGTAATCGGCACTCCCTTCGCGAATCGCGCCGATGTCGAAGCGATCCAGCGTGCCCATGATTTGCAGCGTCGTCACGCCTTGCGTAGGCGGACGCAGGCTCACCAGTTCGCCGCCGCGATACGCGACCCGCAGCGGTGCTTCGTCGCGCGCGCGCGTTCTAGCGAGATCGCTCGAAGTGAGCGGCGAGCCGGCCTGCTGCAAACCGCGCGCGATGCGCTCCGCCAGTTCGCCTTCATAAAACTCGCGTGCGCCGAAACGGGCA
The nucleotide sequence above comes from Paraburkholderia youngii. Encoded proteins:
- a CDS encoding gamma-glutamyltransferase family protein → MRDTRLAGPTGGMVTSPHALASEAGRDVLRAGGNAIEAAIAIGAALCVTYPHFTGLGGDAFWVIGDREGTLRTLSGIGQAPAQLPAFDGAIPLRGAASALTTAATVDAWQHAYEVSKGAWGGTQSWSSLFDRALNYAGDGFPVTPSQHFWQSLRAGELNTLPGFAATFAPHGRIPAVDERFTQPALAKSIERIARFGAREFYEGELAERIARGLQQAGSPLTSSDLARTRARDEAPLRVAYRGGELVSLRPPTQGVTTLQIMGTLDRFDIGAIREGSADYYHLLVEAVKCAFVDRDRFVSDPEFNTVPVEQMLSPATLDAHARSIDPHRAREWPHVFHPGDTVFIGATDSQGRSVSVLQTVYFDWGSGVVAGDTGILWHNRGASFSTHPAHHNAVQPGKRPFHTLNPGMYLKDGRPYLLFGTQGADGQPQTLAAILTRLIDYGMDPLTALARPRFLLGKTFSDTRDALKLEEDAGADVFAALAARGHEVSAIPTQSPLAGHPGVIRIDADGAVSGAHDPRSDGCALTV
- a CDS encoding polysaccharide deacetylase family protein; this encodes MNDTRNMPVAVNRARQSLATHGRFAYRPITDSDAFRWPGDTGLAVYLGFNIEHFAFGEGLGAALGPLSPQPDVLNHSWREYGNRVGAWRCIELFDQLALPAGTLINTALYDHCPELIEACVARGDELIGHGHTNAHRQSDLDESGERELLLHCCERIAEESGTPPHGWLSPWISESHLTPDLLAETGYRYTLNWCHDDRPVRMATRGAPLWSIPYPQELNDLPMMVGRHMDGRAFADMIVDQFDEMLEQANRGAQAQALVMGIALHPYLVGQPYRLRHLRRALEHIATARARGDVWITTPGEIASHMDDLERAGIVRPAVA
- a CDS encoding flavin reductase family protein, with amino-acid sequence MEIDFEAITEYQRYKLMASLIVPRPIALVTTLGADGTINAAPFSMFNMLGEEPPIVMISINRVADGTLKDTAVNILRTGEFVVHLADETIAEEMHRCGERLPPSVSELVEVGLTPVPSSCVAPPRIAEAPVAFECTIWETLETTTRQIFIGRVHRLHARDELIDTETWRVRLQHYFPVGRFGASDYVTTRDRFTLG
- a CDS encoding ABC transporter ATP-binding protein — encoded protein: MIQPASTVLETKAADIELVHVSKQYGDSLAVDAIDLRIAGGQYCCLLGPSGCGKTSTLRMIAGHESVTEGDILIAGRNVTRAEPAARGTAMVFQNYALFPHLSALDNVAFSLKVRGVAKDVRRKRAAELLELVAMSAYADRKPAQLSGGQQQRVALARALLNQPGCLLLDEPLSALDPFLRVQMRAELKRWQKDLDITFVHVTHSQEEAMALADLVVVMSHGRIEQSGTPHEVFNRPRTEFVARFLGGHNVFNTNGHLFTVRADHLRVVPHGVTPVQNAGGESGLTRIGGVPCRVREAEYQGTHLRMTLDPLDGSPELISLVSDGDYDATRLGPDARVVIWWNERDAHPLAA
- a CDS encoding GntR family transcriptional regulator, with protein sequence MSAKAGAATAKKNTGDDTDINARIYQSIFDGVMNHRLIPGTKLPEPELCQLFGVGRAVVRRVLEKLAYDGIVVLRPNKGAVIAEPSPEETREIFEARRSVERMLVELAVRRASATDIKALRQQLASEHDAMHRYDQPSWATLASGFHMRIAALAGNSILHNYLKELVSRCSLIVGVYEPPGHAPCEHAEHAAIVDCIEARDSAGAMGHMEAHLRDLEERIETSRMRGEKSLGQLLGIIEHTTTNQAARHGN